In the Paenibacillus pabuli genome, one interval contains:
- a CDS encoding MerR family transcriptional regulator has protein sequence MSELFKMKEMMDQFGISEDTLRYYEKMELLPPVTRLSNGHRRYTHVHQEALRMIRCLKKTGMSLQELKPIIQLQMNTTDTTNHKEWNQLLTDYQQKIELQQQELQFIKEMIEMKLKTGEQFGQFDLT, from the coding sequence ATGTCTGAACTTTTTAAAATGAAAGAAATGATGGATCAATTCGGGATCAGTGAGGACACATTACGATACTACGAGAAAATGGAACTGCTGCCTCCCGTGACCAGACTCAGTAACGGCCATCGCCGTTATACTCATGTGCATCAAGAAGCACTTCGAATGATCCGATGCTTGAAGAAAACAGGAATGTCTCTTCAGGAACTCAAACCCATCATTCAGCTCCAGATGAACACAACGGACACTACAAACCATAAGGAATGGAATCAGCTCCTTACCGACTATCAACAAAAAATTGAATTACAGCAGCAGGAACTTCAGTTCATCAAGGAAATGATTGAAATGAAGTTAAAAACCGGAGAACAATTCGGTCAATTCGATCTTACCTAA
- a CDS encoding aldo/keto reductase: MNHTVTIGKTGLSAFKLGFGAGVVGNSMMYPKVDDNLSRQLIQTALDQGISFIDTAFLYGLGHSEELIGEALKKHGGREHLVISTKASSNPSFTEQGLQVDNSPAALRQAVDDSLLRLQTDYIDLFFLHFPDSRTPLGEAAETLAELKKSGKIRAIGASNLSFEQLLEFNANKHLDVLQAEYSLLVRQPEKDIIPYLLQHDISLIPFFPLASGLLAGKYKKEDVFTDTSRLNNPLFQKEAYLANLERVEQFKAFAQAKGAEPAQLALAWLLTRPVVDLIIPGATRPDQIESNLLTLNVHLNEDELQQLDSIFK; this comes from the coding sequence ATGAATCATACAGTAACGATTGGAAAAACAGGCTTGTCCGCTTTTAAACTGGGATTTGGAGCTGGAGTTGTAGGCAATTCCATGATGTACCCCAAGGTGGACGATAACCTAAGTCGGCAATTAATTCAGACCGCGCTGGATCAAGGCATTAGTTTTATCGATACCGCGTTTCTATATGGCCTGGGACATTCGGAAGAATTAATCGGGGAAGCCCTCAAGAAGCATGGCGGACGGGAGCATCTGGTCATTTCAACCAAAGCATCATCAAACCCATCTTTTACGGAGCAGGGATTACAAGTCGATAATAGCCCGGCAGCTTTGCGTCAAGCAGTGGATGACAGTTTGCTGCGTTTGCAAACGGATTATATTGATCTCTTCTTTCTTCATTTTCCTGACAGCCGTACGCCACTTGGTGAAGCCGCAGAGACACTCGCCGAACTGAAAAAGTCGGGTAAAATTCGGGCCATTGGAGCTTCCAATCTAAGTTTTGAGCAGCTTCTGGAGTTTAATGCCAACAAACATCTGGATGTTCTTCAGGCAGAATATTCACTGCTTGTCCGCCAGCCCGAAAAGGACATTATTCCTTACTTGCTGCAGCATGACATTTCTTTAATTCCCTTCTTTCCTCTTGCTTCCGGATTACTCGCAGGAAAGTATAAGAAGGAAGATGTTTTCACGGATACATCACGCCTGAATAATCCCCTGTTCCAAAAAGAAGCCTATCTTGCCAACCTTGAACGGGTGGAGCAGTTCAAAGCCTTTGCACAGGCAAAAGGTGCTGAACCTGCCCAGCTTGCGCTTGCCTGGTTGTTGACCCGCCCGGTTGTAGATCTGATCATCCCCGGCGCAACCCGTCCGGACCAGATTGAATCCAATCTGCTTACATTGAACGTGCATCTAAATGAAGATGAGCTCCAGCAACTGGATTCTATTTTCAAGTAA
- a CDS encoding glycosyltransferase produces MNNKEGGHGVSIIVCTNRAQFFDNILTNFKRQHYRNKELIIILNHDGMNLESYRNRVRGHANINVYQVPERISLGQCLNAGIERARFSLIAKFDDDDYYSAYYLKEQVSALKRTRSDIVGKHSCLVYLGASKKLLIRSPKETGKFVEFVQGGTILFKKEVLKKVRFTDRSVGEDVTFLRQCRNRGFKTYATSPYNYVYHRRQNKKSHTWKADDAFYLQGSKLITVTDQFRPFADKEI; encoded by the coding sequence TTGAACAATAAAGAGGGTGGACATGGGGTTTCCATTATTGTATGTACGAACCGGGCGCAGTTTTTTGATAATATCCTGACGAATTTTAAGAGACAGCATTATCGGAACAAAGAGTTGATTATCATTCTGAATCATGACGGGATGAATCTGGAATCATATCGAAACCGTGTTCGAGGCCACGCCAATATAAATGTATATCAGGTTCCCGAAAGGATATCGTTAGGACAATGTTTAAATGCGGGGATTGAACGTGCCCGATTCTCGTTAATTGCGAAGTTTGATGATGACGATTATTATTCTGCTTATTATTTGAAAGAACAAGTAAGTGCATTAAAACGGACCCGAAGTGATATCGTGGGCAAACATTCCTGTCTGGTGTATCTGGGCGCTTCGAAGAAACTTTTGATCAGATCCCCGAAGGAAACCGGTAAATTCGTAGAGTTTGTGCAGGGGGGCACGATCCTGTTCAAGAAGGAAGTACTCAAGAAGGTTCGATTTACCGACCGTTCCGTGGGGGAAGATGTTACGTTCCTGAGGCAATGCAGAAACAGGGGCTTCAAAACGTATGCGACCTCACCCTATAACTATGTCTATCATCGGAGGCAGAACAAAAAGAGCCATACGTGGAAAGCGGATGATGCGTTTTATCTGCAAGGCAGTAAATTAATCACCGTTACCGACCAGTTTCGTCCTTTCGCAGATAAAGAAATCTAA
- a CDS encoding sialidase family protein, giving the protein MPVVNITGALAGNQFEPSIAVSTLNPNIMCVVAVDTSTGPTLTGFYRSIDGGNTWSTTVLPQPAGFSGAEAPTIDYTFPSTFIVTVHVFNGINDGTIVSYTSFDDGATWQPPVIVQAGYGTIVHNDEPFIAVDRSPGSPYRGHAYVGYTPLATTSSAIFTQRSVNQGLTWEPPDRQSNPRGIHDRAALAVGFSGEVYAGYIITGPASPSALLRISYDGGINYQPPIERQATFISSVVPAPSPLPVPNYAFRVQTNLCLGADISIGPNSGTVYAVWNDARNGYTDVFLSESPDGLLWSAPVSITGAPPGTQNFFPFITVSPFAGTIRVIYMTNRIDGFLLDVFVAESFDGGATFSNRRLTTTSFNPNGNNPVPTVLIGDYITAATAAPDNLAAVWMATTPPTGKLDVYFGT; this is encoded by the coding sequence GTGCCAGTTGTTAATATTACCGGAGCCCTGGCAGGCAACCAGTTCGAACCTTCCATAGCTGTTAGTACGTTAAATCCCAATATCATGTGTGTCGTTGCCGTGGATACCAGCACAGGCCCTACATTGACCGGGTTCTATCGTTCAATCGATGGCGGTAACACATGGTCGACGACCGTGCTTCCACAGCCTGCTGGTTTTTCCGGAGCAGAGGCGCCTACTATTGACTACACTTTTCCAAGTACATTTATTGTAACGGTCCATGTATTCAATGGAATCAACGACGGAACGATTGTCAGTTATACATCGTTTGATGATGGGGCAACATGGCAGCCCCCCGTGATCGTCCAAGCAGGATATGGGACAATCGTTCATAATGATGAGCCTTTTATTGCCGTGGATCGGTCTCCGGGCAGTCCTTATCGAGGGCATGCCTACGTGGGGTATACACCTCTCGCTACGACATCTTCTGCCATCTTTACGCAGAGATCGGTAAATCAGGGTTTGACCTGGGAACCACCAGACCGACAATCCAACCCGCGCGGAATTCATGACCGTGCAGCGTTGGCCGTCGGTTTCTCCGGTGAAGTATACGCTGGGTATATTATTACGGGCCCTGCGAGTCCTTCTGCATTACTCCGAATATCTTATGATGGCGGAATCAATTATCAGCCTCCCATTGAGCGTCAGGCTACGTTTATCTCATCGGTTGTACCTGCTCCTTCGCCATTGCCTGTACCCAATTATGCATTTCGAGTTCAAACCAACTTGTGTCTGGGTGCTGATATATCGATTGGACCTAACAGTGGAACCGTATATGCGGTCTGGAACGATGCACGAAATGGGTATACGGATGTGTTCCTTAGCGAATCTCCCGATGGTCTGCTCTGGTCTGCTCCTGTGAGTATAACGGGTGCCCCTCCAGGTACGCAGAACTTCTTCCCTTTTATAACCGTGTCCCCATTTGCCGGAACGATCAGGGTCATTTATATGACAAACCGAATCGACGGATTCCTTCTGGATGTATTCGTTGCTGAATCATTTGACGGCGGGGCCACGTTCAGTAATCGCAGACTCACAACAACTTCCTTTAATCCCAACGGAAATAATCCGGTTCCAACGGTACTCATTGGGGATTATATTACTGCTGCCACCGCTGCTCCCGATAATCTGGCTGCTGTCTGGATGGCAACTACACCACCCACAGGAAAACTGGACGTTTATTTTGGCACGTAA
- a CDS encoding S9 family peptidase has protein sequence MYKRPIMPEDLYHYRSISQPVIHQNGQVAYVEQTIDRQKNEYNTCIRGISLDGSGDVELTNGTKDTSPSWTPDGTRLAFLRMEDGGKGLWTLPAGANEPVRLIPPERKILDYAWSPDGQFIAFTSKIQITDAGGKQEPKEETAPLLRGKGYERTTPKAEGSGWWDGLYTHLFVYEVGSGEITSVTTGPWNVSGPAWSPDSQSLAFISKQVEDEESDPDLLYYTDVYTIRPGESEPYKVTDSSLLVSQFSYSPDGQVLNLIASDREFGSGSHNRLYTVPVQGGTPKPIKSALDMQLGNAALGDMKSAGPSPSPLSDARHPERGMFVLGTHDGSVDVYRIHENGECQSVTGKDEKDVFQYTLSPDGATLVIAALTVDHPAELYRVNVETGETVRLTRRNDEWINALQVNVPERIEFTSTDGWRIQGWLLQPARQDSSAKTPLILQIHGGPHAMYTGTFSYEMQTLAAQGYAVLWVNPRGSMGYGQEFARACRGDFAGGDFRDLMEAVDYTLATHEHLDESRLGVAGGSYGGVMTNWIVAHSNRFKAAVTQRCISNWLSMYGTSDIGISYVEGVIGGNPAEDAELLWSRSPLAHAHKIDTPLLIMHGEQDYRTPIAQAEELYTTLKRYGKTTKLIRYPGSNHSLLKSGKPSLRVDSFEQVNAWFNQYLRDEAA, from the coding sequence ATGTACAAACGACCGATCATGCCGGAGGATTTATATCACTATCGTTCCATCAGCCAACCCGTGATCCATCAGAATGGACAGGTGGCGTACGTTGAGCAGACCATTGATCGGCAAAAGAACGAGTACAACACCTGCATTCGGGGAATTTCCCTGGATGGTAGCGGTGATGTTGAGCTTACGAATGGCACCAAGGATACGTCGCCAAGCTGGACACCCGATGGGACACGGCTCGCTTTTCTGCGTATGGAAGATGGCGGCAAAGGATTATGGACCCTTCCGGCAGGTGCGAACGAGCCTGTAAGGCTCATTCCGCCGGAACGAAAAATATTGGATTATGCATGGTCGCCTGACGGCCAGTTTATTGCGTTTACAAGCAAAATACAAATCACGGACGCGGGTGGTAAACAAGAACCGAAGGAGGAGACAGCGCCCTTGCTGCGGGGCAAAGGTTACGAGCGTACGACCCCGAAAGCGGAAGGTTCAGGCTGGTGGGACGGGCTTTATACCCATTTGTTCGTTTATGAGGTTGGAAGTGGAGAGATCACTTCAGTGACCACCGGACCATGGAATGTCAGTGGACCCGCATGGTCCCCGGATAGTCAGAGCCTTGCTTTTATCTCGAAGCAAGTGGAAGATGAGGAATCCGATCCGGATCTGTTGTACTACACAGACGTATACACCATTCGGCCGGGGGAGAGCGAACCTTACAAAGTGACGGATTCCAGTCTGCTGGTGAGCCAGTTCTCCTATTCTCCCGATGGACAGGTACTAAACCTGATTGCCAGCGACCGGGAATTCGGCAGCGGCAGCCATAACAGATTATACACAGTCCCCGTTCAAGGAGGAACGCCCAAGCCGATCAAATCGGCATTAGACATGCAGCTAGGCAACGCAGCGCTCGGAGATATGAAGTCTGCCGGTCCGTCTCCATCTCCGCTCTCGGATGCCAGACATCCTGAACGAGGCATGTTTGTACTCGGTACCCACGATGGAAGTGTGGATGTGTACCGTATCCATGAAAATGGAGAATGTCAGTCCGTGACCGGAAAAGATGAAAAGGATGTGTTTCAATACACGTTGTCCCCGGATGGAGCCACACTCGTCATTGCTGCTCTGACAGTCGATCACCCTGCAGAGCTGTATCGTGTGAATGTTGAGACTGGCGAAACGGTCAGGCTCACCCGGAGAAACGATGAATGGATAAACGCACTGCAAGTAAATGTACCTGAACGAATTGAATTTACATCCACAGACGGATGGCGCATCCAGGGGTGGCTGCTGCAACCTGCGAGACAGGATTCAAGTGCCAAAACTCCATTGATTTTACAAATTCATGGAGGCCCTCATGCGATGTATACGGGTACATTCAGTTATGAGATGCAGACTCTTGCAGCACAGGGTTATGCCGTTTTATGGGTGAATCCTCGCGGAAGTATGGGATACGGGCAGGAATTTGCAAGAGCTTGCCGCGGTGATTTCGCGGGTGGAGACTTCCGTGACTTAATGGAGGCGGTTGATTATACCCTTGCCACACACGAACATCTTGATGAATCTCGTCTGGGTGTTGCAGGCGGCAGTTACGGAGGAGTTATGACGAACTGGATCGTTGCCCATAGCAATCGATTCAAGGCTGCTGTAACCCAGCGCTGTATCTCCAATTGGCTGTCCATGTACGGTACCAGTGACATAGGTATTTCGTATGTTGAGGGAGTCATTGGAGGCAATCCGGCAGAGGATGCCGAGCTTCTCTGGTCCCGTTCACCTTTGGCTCACGCACATAAGATCGACACACCGCTTCTTATCATGCACGGAGAGCAGGACTATCGGACTCCGATCGCCCAGGCGGAGGAGCTCTATACCACTCTCAAACGTTACGGTAAAACAACTAAACTGATTCGTTACCCTGGCTCCAATCACTCGCTGCTCAAAAGTGGCAAGCCTTCATTACGAGTGGACAGCTTCGAACAGGTCAATGCCTGGTTCAATCAATATCTCCGAGATGAGGCGGCCTGA
- a CDS encoding ABC transporter permease — translation MTGSNEMPIPSAEQEKDDFRTQGGFRYIWKQLIISKTGMLGFVLVWLVVLIAICAPLLTSHDPAAVDPLNRLKPPAWLEGGTSEHWLGTDNLGRDMWSRIVYGARVSLIVGMGAVIVSGIIGAILGLLSGFYGKWLDAVIMRVGDAFMAIPTILFMLVVMAIVGPGITTLIFVIGVTNWVPFTRIVRSEVLSIKERDFVQAARSIGAKNGRLILKHILPNILSSFIVICGMNVGTTIIMEASLSFLGLGIKPPDVSWGGMLSDGRQYVATSWWVATFPGLAITFTVLGVIFLGDWLRDVLDPRTETNTK, via the coding sequence ATGACAGGGAGCAATGAAATGCCCATTCCGAGTGCGGAACAGGAAAAGGACGATTTTCGTACGCAAGGTGGATTTCGCTATATCTGGAAACAACTGATCATCAGCAAGACTGGGATGCTTGGCTTTGTGCTCGTTTGGTTGGTCGTCTTGATCGCCATATGTGCACCTCTGTTAACGAGTCATGATCCTGCAGCTGTCGATCCGCTGAATCGTCTTAAACCTCCTGCCTGGCTTGAAGGAGGAACTTCGGAACATTGGCTCGGTACAGATAACCTGGGCAGAGACATGTGGAGCCGGATCGTCTACGGTGCACGCGTTTCGTTAATTGTAGGGATGGGAGCGGTTATTGTTTCCGGAATAATTGGAGCCATTCTGGGCCTGTTGTCTGGATTTTACGGCAAATGGCTGGATGCGGTCATCATGCGGGTGGGAGATGCCTTTATGGCCATTCCTACCATTCTGTTCATGCTCGTTGTGATGGCCATCGTTGGTCCGGGAATAACAACGTTGATCTTTGTTATCGGCGTGACCAACTGGGTTCCGTTTACCCGTATCGTACGAAGTGAGGTTCTCAGTATCAAGGAGCGTGACTTTGTACAGGCTGCCAGATCCATTGGGGCCAAGAATGGACGATTGATTCTAAAACACATTCTGCCGAACATCCTGTCTTCCTTTATCGTCATCTGTGGTATGAACGTCGGAACCACCATTATCATGGAAGCTTCGCTCAGTTTTCTCGGTCTGGGCATTAAGCCGCCGGACGTTTCTTGGGGAGGCATGCTCAGTGATGGAAGACAATATGTAGCCACAAGCTGGTGGGTCGCCACATTCCCTGGATTAGCTATCACATTCACAGTGCTTGGCGTTATTTTCCTCGGTGATTGGCTGCGCGATGTACTTGATCCGCGTACGGAGACGAACACAAAATAA
- a CDS encoding ABC transporter permease — translation MGKYVLKSLLQVIPVLFIVSLIVFILVRVTGDPVALMLPETATAEDRAVLTEALGLDQPLYTQYVKFLGSALQGDFGQSFRYGQPALQLVLERLPASFELAVAAMFFAVLMAVPLGVISAVKRNTFTDLIISGISVIGKAMPNFWMGIMLILLFSVMWGVLPVSGRGGLSHLILPAFTLGVGLAAQMTRLIRSSMLEILSQDYIRTARSKGLGRMVVIGKHAFRNGLIPVVTIMSLQFTSLIGGTLITETVFSWPGLGQLLVVAVNTHDMAIVQAAVFVIAFIVVVTNILTDVAYRLLDPRIKFD, via the coding sequence ATGGGGAAATACGTACTTAAATCTTTACTGCAAGTCATTCCGGTATTGTTCATTGTTTCGCTGATTGTGTTCATTTTGGTCAGGGTCACGGGTGATCCTGTTGCCCTGATGCTGCCCGAGACCGCCACAGCCGAAGATCGTGCAGTGTTAACAGAGGCACTTGGGCTGGATCAACCGCTCTATACGCAGTATGTGAAATTCCTGGGCAGTGCATTGCAGGGTGATTTTGGTCAATCTTTTCGCTATGGACAACCGGCCCTGCAGCTTGTTCTGGAGAGATTGCCTGCCAGCTTTGAATTGGCTGTAGCAGCCATGTTTTTTGCCGTTCTGATGGCTGTGCCGCTGGGTGTAATATCGGCAGTTAAACGCAATACGTTTACCGATCTTATCATTTCGGGGATATCCGTCATCGGCAAGGCGATGCCAAACTTCTGGATGGGCATCATGCTGATCCTGTTGTTCTCCGTCATGTGGGGCGTTCTGCCCGTGTCGGGCCGGGGTGGTTTGTCGCATTTGATCTTGCCGGCTTTTACCCTTGGTGTAGGTCTGGCCGCACAGATGACCCGTTTGATTCGTTCCAGCATGCTGGAGATTCTAAGTCAGGATTATATTCGTACGGCACGCAGCAAGGGACTTGGCCGCATGGTTGTGATTGGGAAGCATGCGTTTCGGAACGGCTTGATCCCGGTCGTAACGATTATGAGCTTGCAGTTTACGAGCCTGATCGGCGGAACGCTGATTACGGAAACGGTGTTCTCCTGGCCGGGGCTGGGGCAGCTTTTGGTCGTCGCCGTCAATACACATGACATGGCGATTGTACAGGCAGCCGTGTTTGTCATTGCCTTCATCGTTGTTGTAACCAATATCCTGACGGATGTAGCCTACCGGCTGTTAGATCCGCGCATTAAATTCGACTAG
- a CDS encoding ABC transporter substrate-binding protein yields MKKRQWTGMWMTLLAVVLVLSACGGTSTGTDSNSASSGTEGGAASTTLTIAAATDIESFDPHNNNNTSSEAVLVNVFDYLIKNDSEQNKVPGLAEFWEQVDDTTWRFKLREGVTFHNGDPFTSADVKYTLERVAKDETLKQNSYFKNIVEVKEVDEHTVDIITDGPDPLLLNRLSKMGAGILPAKYIEENGMDAFLKQPVGTGPYKFSKWTKDDRVVLVKNENYYGDEPKWNEVVFRVIPEASTRVSELLAGGVDVAASIPSTDIARIEGEADKKIVKAPIQRVLQLIFRQTEGSITADPKVREAIDLAIDKQGIVDSIAGGAGIVTRTSVTPGNFGADPSLYKTSLYDLEKAKQLLKEAGYAEGEAEMTISVSSQYKEQVEVVAAMLEQAGFKINMDVLEPSAFSERYSSKSFKEIFMIGIGNSLFDASNNYNRYMLEEAKGESDYNNPEVEKLLQSALVNMDPEAREKEYQQVQQIFAEERPAVYLYQMEGVYGTNARVNFTPRSDEMFYADEITTAAQ; encoded by the coding sequence ATGAAAAAAAGACAATGGACTGGCATGTGGATGACATTACTCGCTGTGGTATTGGTGCTCAGCGCATGCGGTGGAACAAGCACAGGCACGGACAGCAACTCGGCATCGAGTGGAACTGAAGGCGGAGCTGCCAGCACAACGCTAACCATTGCAGCAGCTACGGATATAGAGAGCTTCGATCCGCACAACAACAATAATACATCCAGTGAGGCAGTTCTGGTCAACGTATTCGATTACCTAATCAAAAACGACAGCGAACAAAATAAAGTGCCCGGACTTGCAGAATTCTGGGAACAAGTGGATGACACCACCTGGCGTTTCAAGCTGCGTGAAGGGGTTACGTTCCATAACGGTGATCCATTCACTTCAGCAGACGTGAAATATACACTCGAGCGTGTAGCCAAAGATGAAACGCTTAAACAAAACAGCTATTTCAAAAATATCGTCGAAGTCAAAGAAGTGGATGAGCATACCGTGGATATCATTACAGATGGACCGGACCCGCTTCTGCTTAATCGTCTGTCCAAAATGGGAGCAGGCATCCTGCCTGCCAAATATATCGAAGAAAATGGAATGGATGCTTTCCTGAAACAACCGGTAGGAACCGGACCTTATAAATTCAGCAAATGGACCAAAGATGATCGTGTGGTACTCGTGAAGAATGAGAACTACTATGGCGATGAACCGAAATGGAATGAAGTCGTATTCCGCGTGATCCCTGAGGCTTCCACACGGGTATCCGAACTGCTCGCGGGTGGCGTTGACGTAGCGGCATCGATTCCGTCTACGGACATCGCCCGCATTGAGGGAGAAGCCGACAAGAAAATTGTCAAAGCACCGATCCAGCGCGTATTGCAACTGATTTTCCGTCAGACAGAAGGCAGTATTACAGCTGATCCGAAAGTGCGTGAAGCCATTGATCTGGCCATCGACAAACAAGGCATTGTCGACAGCATTGCTGGCGGAGCAGGTATCGTAACCCGCACATCCGTAACGCCAGGAAACTTTGGTGCAGATCCGTCACTATACAAAACATCGCTATATGATCTGGAAAAAGCCAAACAGCTTCTGAAAGAAGCGGGTTACGCTGAAGGCGAAGCCGAAATGACCATTTCCGTATCATCGCAATACAAAGAGCAGGTTGAAGTTGTTGCTGCCATGCTGGAGCAAGCAGGCTTCAAAATCAATATGGACGTGCTTGAGCCGAGTGCTTTCAGTGAACGTTACAGCTCCAAATCATTCAAGGAGATCTTCATGATCGGTATCGGTAACTCCTTGTTCGACGCATCGAATAACTACAACCGTTACATGTTAGAAGAAGCTAAAGGAGAGTCGGATTACAATAATCCGGAAGTGGAGAAATTGCTGCAATCTGCACTCGTGAACATGGACCCTGAGGCTCGGGAAAAAGAGTACCAGCAAGTACAGCAAATCTTCGCAGAGGAACGTCCAGCCGTGTATCTGTACCAGATGGAAGGTGTCTACGGAACGAATGCACGCGTGAACTTCACGCCGCGCAGTGATGAAATGTTCTATGCCGACGAGATTACAACTGCAGCACAGTAA
- a CDS encoding M20 metallopeptidase family protein has product MEQAKLFELAQQLQPKLTNWRRDFHRNPEIGYEEVRTSGIVAEHLESLGLEVTRYVGKTGVVGLLRGETDGPTIALRADMDALPIQDQKSAEYSSQVEGKAHLCGHDAHTTILMGAAELLTGLGRPKSGNIKFVFQPAEEGLAGARAMIQDGVLENPKVDAIAGLHMTPGQDTGTVGVSKGVAFASADRLVIRVFGKGGHAARPHEGIDAIAVSAQVITALQNIASRLVDPLEPVVVTIGKISGGYMGTAIAPEVEMIGTVRTLSPAIRERMPALIEQVVSGVCSSFGAGHKVVYGDGYPVVVNDHAMVDLLTETVDGLDWAKGWSSIPPSTGGEDFAFYCEQIPGVFFRLGSGNDEERTRYPLHHPMFDLDETALPYGVGMLSSVALEFLARNTTSKGERSK; this is encoded by the coding sequence ATGGAACAAGCAAAACTATTTGAACTTGCACAGCAGCTGCAGCCGAAGCTCACGAACTGGCGGAGAGACTTCCACCGCAATCCGGAAATCGGATATGAAGAGGTGAGGACTTCAGGCATCGTGGCCGAACATCTGGAAAGTCTGGGGCTTGAAGTGACCCGTTATGTTGGGAAGACCGGGGTTGTAGGTTTGCTCCGGGGAGAAACGGATGGCCCAACCATTGCACTTCGCGCAGATATGGATGCTCTTCCGATCCAGGATCAGAAATCGGCGGAGTACAGTTCCCAGGTTGAAGGCAAGGCTCACTTGTGCGGTCATGACGCACATACAACAATTCTGATGGGAGCGGCTGAACTGCTTACGGGTCTTGGCAGGCCGAAGTCGGGCAACATCAAGTTTGTATTCCAGCCTGCAGAAGAGGGACTTGCCGGTGCACGTGCCATGATTCAGGACGGTGTACTGGAGAATCCGAAGGTGGATGCGATTGCAGGTTTGCATATGACACCTGGTCAGGATACGGGCACTGTCGGAGTCAGTAAAGGGGTTGCTTTTGCTTCGGCAGACCGCCTGGTGATTCGCGTGTTCGGCAAAGGAGGACATGCTGCACGGCCGCATGAGGGAATCGATGCGATTGCCGTATCTGCACAGGTCATCACTGCATTGCAGAATATCGCCAGTCGTTTGGTAGATCCGCTGGAGCCCGTCGTAGTCACCATTGGTAAAATCAGTGGCGGGTATATGGGCACAGCCATTGCGCCAGAGGTGGAGATGATCGGTACAGTGCGTACACTCTCGCCTGCCATTCGAGAACGTATGCCTGCATTGATTGAACAGGTCGTTAGCGGGGTTTGTTCATCCTTCGGCGCAGGGCATAAAGTCGTTTACGGCGATGGATATCCGGTTGTGGTGAATGATCATGCAATGGTGGACTTGCTTACCGAAACTGTGGATGGATTGGATTGGGCAAAAGGATGGAGCAGTATTCCGCCTTCTACCGGCGGTGAGGATTTTGCCTTCTATTGCGAACAGATTCCTGGCGTATTCTTCCGCCTTGGTTCCGGCAATGATGAAGAACGGACAAGGTATCCGCTTCATCATCCGATGTTTGATCTGGATGAAACGGCACTGCCATATGGTGTAGGCATGCTGTCATCCGTAGCACTTGAATTTTTGGCAAGAAACACTACTTCTAAGGGGGAACGTTCCAAATGA
- a CDS encoding FadR/GntR family transcriptional regulator: MFNQATFQFEKVSAIKVSEFIREQLEEAIILKEIMSEDQLPSERELAEIFNASRITVREALSALESKGLIEKRVGAKGGTFVLPITANAHKRTKEEIMRDWDQMLHVFEYRTIVEPEGAFLAAERITAGELELLEGYIKQSTEPACTREWFRALDVKFHLTIAKASGNPYLETAVRQIRTKINPALDLMPYDENIRVLNQGVHTEILEALKSRDPMKSRDTMKRHIAFSADAIYSRLVSSEQQEGNEH, translated from the coding sequence ATGTTCAACCAGGCGACTTTCCAATTTGAGAAAGTTTCTGCAATAAAGGTCAGTGAATTCATCAGGGAACAGTTAGAGGAAGCCATCATCCTTAAGGAAATCATGAGTGAAGATCAGCTCCCTTCGGAACGTGAGCTTGCCGAAATTTTCAATGCAAGCCGAATTACGGTACGTGAAGCCTTGTCCGCTCTTGAGAGTAAGGGACTAATTGAGAAGCGTGTCGGAGCCAAGGGAGGAACCTTCGTACTTCCCATCACGGCGAATGCACACAAAAGAACCAAGGAAGAAATTATGCGTGACTGGGATCAGATGTTACATGTGTTTGAATATCGGACAATCGTTGAGCCGGAAGGCGCTTTTCTGGCAGCTGAGCGGATCACCGCAGGCGAACTGGAGCTGCTGGAAGGTTATATCAAACAGAGTACCGAGCCAGCGTGTACGCGGGAGTGGTTCAGGGCACTGGACGTCAAGTTTCATCTGACGATTGCCAAAGCGTCGGGTAATCCATACTTGGAAACGGCAGTCAGACAGATTCGTACCAAGATCAATCCTGCGCTGGATTTGATGCCATACGATGAAAATATTCGGGTCCTTAACCAAGGCGTACATACCGAGATACTTGAAGCACTGAAATCACGTGATCCGATGAAGTCACGAGATACGATGAAACGTCACATTGCATTTTCCGCTGATGCCATCTATTCACGGCTGGTCTCCTCGGAACAACAAGAAGGGAATGAGCACTAA